The genomic interval TTGTACGAATTACTCAAATCCCTTCCAACCCACGAGTTGTAAGATCTTTTTAACAGGCTGTAACCGTTACCATGCTACAACTACCATGCTACAATAAGCAAAATCTTATTCGTACGGAAAATCCAACGGCAGCTTCCTCATATAGCATAGCATAATATAAATGAAAGAGAAACTTTTAAATATGTGTCCGTGAATGTTCTGTATCATACTTAAAGCGGGATGGTACTTAAAACGGTAAAGTTCGATTTTCAATGTTAGGTGATAgcttagtgatgaatatgacgaAAAACATAAAGATGTTAAGTAAATTTCTCTCAGAACTAATAACTTTAAGTCACTGCATTTATTCATCAAGTAAATTTCCAAGAAATATGCTTAACTCTCATACCAATTGTAAAGGCACACCTGATGACGGAGTTAATTTCGTTCTCTAACGATTCCCTTACCTcgtattgtttaagaaataataaatctgttcttatattttatcagttaataaaatatgggcaggtgttcggatgcgtaataattaaatcacgagtgcgcagcacgagtggtttaattattcgcatccaaacgattgctcatattttattaactgataaaattattggaatatatttattatttcgattctaacaacggaaataatttgcattttacagtactacattttcagcgtaatgcGTTATTCGGATCATAATTATGCAGTTACAGTTTACCCCCATGGTTAccaagtgttgcatagccaattgAACGTAAAGATATTTGTTccctttttattagaattttgagaagGATTTATAAGCTAGTTATCCAACAGCtcgcaaattatttatgaacagaataatcaAAATAGATAAGTTGATTACAAGCTTAACTTTTacatgacgtcacatcattatgacgtcatactttatgccatacatttatgacgtcactgctgaatcataattgagctaattgaattcgctcgtagagatcaaaacgtgttttacggtcctacacatatgtcagtatgactttttatcataattatgtttttgaaatgttgttttcaaccgtttggccctgaaataattcgtatgtaatggaacagaagtagaatctcttaggACACAAtcgtagggggtgaaatgtaacagccaaccatatattATCGACGATTCATATATATAGGCGattttgttatatgtttatatagcaattgctgcggatcgtgttagaattaaatataATTCGTTATAGAAGTTATATATTATTAGTCTGGTGTATTTTTAGAAACGGATAGATTTATACCTCAGAATATtcagttttgatgcattttgatATGTCGAACGATAAACAATATATTGGTCTAAGGATTATGACAACAGTCagaaaatattaaagatatttgcaGTATAAATGTATCATGTGTACTGCtggaagtttttttctatataagttaGAATAATATATGACCGTAATATCGGGTGCAACACACAACTATGCTGATTAAGGAGCAGTAAATTTGCCTACCATTAAATGCTCCTAGTTAGAATTCATGATCAGTTTATTACTAAGACCGGAATTTGACTACCATCTACACTACATTTCCTTATCAAGTTCAAGAAAAGGTCGTACCTTTAGAACAATATAGGGTAAATGATATATTATAGTATCGACGAAACCGTCGCCGTTATGTATGGGAATATTGTTTACAAACGATATAAAAACACACGCTTAATACTTGTTCAGATATATGTAACAGCAAAAACCGTATATGTCAATGTTTTTCAAATTACTCTATTTACAGGAACAATGTTTGtagacaaataacatttattgatACTGAAACAAATATGATTTCATCGACATGCATAAATAATTTGTGATAAATACAGATGCATACAATTGCACGCATTCACCAttcataaatatacataaaacaatGAATGAAACGACCCAACGACATAGTTTAAATTATTGGAGCCTGTTTGTTAAGGGTACAGTCATGGTCTTGTCTTTGGATGGCCATTTTGTCGAAACCATTCTCTGATGCTGGAGGAACATTTTGGAACATAGCTTTTGTCGAGCAGCCATTATTtacacatttattattttgttcgtCAGTCAGTTGCTCAGATTCCTTTCCTTTGGAACTAGCGTTTACGTTGTCGTTTTCACTTTGTGTCGCATTGTCTAGAACAATAGGACATGGTACTTCCTTTTTAACTTCAGATTCTTCTGACCATTCCGAAACGCTCCTGTTAGAAGCAACTTGTTTCAATGGCACCAATctgaagtaaaaatgaaaatggcTTCACATTTCTTGTACATATACATGCCATCTTTACTATTTTAAGTCATGTTACATTTGCTTTCGTTTGAgcacacacaaacacaagtaTCCAATCGAGGCTTACTATACACTCGCGTATTTCAGTGGTCATTTTATCTGTGAATGTTACCACTTCCCTGTTTTGTCATGTTTAAAGCACTTACTTACTGTTAAATATTCTAATGTAAGGCTCTTCTATATAGGAATGAATTTGGCAAACTGGCCCTTGAAAAGGTGTTTTTCCCCTTAGTACAGATCTTCGTTTGCTTTCCTTaatctatatatttttgcttTACTTCTCGTAGCGTAGAGTAGGATTTGTAAAACTCGAATATTGTAAGTAATTGGCATTGTTATAGCACCCCCTGTACCTTAAATTTAGCAAGACATACACAATGCTTTCTCGTCcccatttcaaaaatagaaaaaaagtggaaactccacaggtcgctcaacacgacaaaaacgaaactgttgcaggctcggtttgattgtgcctagtcatggacggtagtggaagctACCGCCCACGCcttctaccccccccccccccccccgggttgagcagaactcaacatttacacctgctacaagtacaaaaacaatttatgagACATCTGTAGATATGTGATAGTATGTGTTCTTACGGCGGTGCtcacggaaccttcaatgatacactagcatGTAATTCCATTAAAAGcgacgtatggtccccagttaaaataatggggttgtcctaaacgagaaaacaatcggaagaactaaacaaactggaatttacaaAGGGGATCCGAGAGgcatggagcctgcatatcacaggaactgccaaaagacaaaattaaaaagcaggcacaatatccaagtggtgattatacaatacctaaAGCTAAGAAAGTgggaatattggaaccacccagaccAAAATGTTCAAGCGGAGAAACAAAACAAGACCTATACTACGAAAAAAAAGTTGTGCTGAACGATCTAAgttgtgctgaacgatctgagaagatcgaaatataacagcaaaCCCAGTCCCTTTACAAGGGttacaaaagaaattaaaatgaacGTACTGTTCTGGTGTTTCAATATCTGCACTTGTCTTGTCACGTTTACGACATTTTAGGCACCAGATGACCAAGCACACACCAGCAGCTACATATGACGATGCTAAACCTCCAAGTATCCATTTAAGACATTTTGTGAAATAACCTTCCTTACTGAGTTCCTTCTCAAGAGATTTCGTTCTGTTTATATACAGATCTCTGTCTGAAAGAGAAACAATATTTATATGGTTGAAGCAAACTAATTCTGTTTAATTAGATCTAAATCCGTAGAGCCTGGCAGATGGCAACTTTTTCGAAAGACCTTAATATAATACATTTGCAAGATATCCTCGGCAAACCATACCCCTTATAATCTTATAGTGAAAAACAATACCATTTAAGTAATTTTAGCCTTGTGGAATACTTTTGACTATTCTGATAAgtgaataaattaaataataatcactgtaaaatctttaaaatgttcacGTATTTGTGGTTGTCAGCTAGTGTACAGATTTACAGTGTTGCCTCCAAAATTAATTTGGAGTTGATAAAAAATGATATCGCAATAAAACGCTTACCAGTCTGACATATTTTAAGCTTTGCTTCCCGATCTCTTAACTTCTTGAAAAAGTCTTCTTGTACGTCAGCAAGTATAGTAGTAAAGTTACTTTTGATATCTTTAGTTTGCCTGAAAAAGTCTGATTGTAATTTCTTTATCTCGATGTTCACTTTGTTCTCTGAAAAAGACAATAATGATTTGTCAGTAATtcgtttgaaataaaacaaaccaaccCCTCCTCGCAAAAAACTCCACAAAACAAATAACATCCTGACTTGCTCCGGCATAAATATAATAcccttacaataaaaaaatagtttcagaGTATTTTCCGTTTTTAATAACCAGGGTTACGTTGAGGTATACATATTAATATCCTGTACACTGATTGATACACATATAACCACATGTCCGGTAAAATTTTAGGTTGTGAGTATTATCTAAAAGCTCATTAAACAATTACATATCGAAAGTGGACCAGAAAGTTGCTATTTCTacatatcaatatacatgtaaaaccaGACTTCCGTAATCAACCGTTGAACGATCGGATTTTCAATTCTGGACGCACCTATCCATCGTATAGATCCGTTTGattattataacaaaaatacatgtatcgTATTgcacatttcttcttttaataaCAGAACAAAGTTgatacaattataaaaaaaaaacctgtgatATTAAGcatacagtttaaaaaaaacaacaacacaatagtcaataaaataaataaaaatctgttATATATTACACTTACCGGTACAGTAAAGATTGCATCCTTGAACCTCTTCCTTTGTTCCACATAACGTTCTGAGATATTCATGGTCGCAAGGTAAGCAGTAATACTCTCCGTCAGGTTTGACGCAGGCAGTATAGCCCCAGCGCTGACAGGTCAGATTTGAGGAACCACATGGAAATCGCTCAGCTGGCAGGTGAAGTGGCTGACTATGTACTAACGAAGGACTTATTGAGAAGATGAATATGACTAGGAAACGGGTTCGTCCTGAGAACACATAAATGAGAtcgaatgtttttgtttttatattattttgagcACACGTACGTTGAGCAATCATGATTGTTGTTCTTGTGCAAAATAAGTTAAGTCTGAAAGAAAACAAGACTCAATAGTTAATTTACAATAAGCAATAACATTTAGGATATCGTTAGTTGATTTCCCAAACTTTATTCTTATATAGTTTAAGATGTTTTAGCTACAATACATTTTCAAGGTTAATTGCCGGTAATATATCTTTCTTCTTCTCTTTCTCTGCCTCCTCCTTATCGTCATAATCATTGTAATTGTCAgtgccatcatcatcatcatcatcatcagtagcAAAAGcaataacaacatcatcatcatcatcattatcattatcattatcatcatcatcatcattttcatccTTACCAGGAGCAGCAGCACTAGAAGAAGAAGCAAACAAAAATGacgacatcatcatcatcattatcgttACAATCAACCTTTACAATTCAAtcataatcatcaatatttttcaacaacatcattataatcatcatcatcataaatgTCTTCAAAGTCACAAACTTAGTAATAAAGACACTAAGTTCCCATATCATATTTTCTGGACCATTATCTTTATTTAGTTTCATCAAATAGTCAACTTGCTTTTTCAACCTCTGTCATTATCATTATTAGATATATGTATTACCGTTATCATCACATATGTCCTCACACCAGTAACATGGTCACCatcaataaaaacaacaatattcaCGAATAATTCAGAAGCGACATATTTCTATGTCTATAATCTAATACAGAGTGCATGTCCTGTTTATGCATGTTAAGGAACGGTGACACACTAAAATCGGGAAAATCCTTTACACACTATAATCGGGAAAATCCAAAGGGATTTCATCAAAAAGTGCAAACACGTAATTAGTTTGTCTACCTTTTTTATTGAGACATAGAAAGAAGATAATCTTTATAATAACCGATAAAATAATACTTTGTTCTATTTTGCAAATTACATAAAATGGTCAGTTTGTATAATGAGTTTACAGCCAACAAACATATAAGAATAGAAGGAAAAAACTCGGGAcgaaaaacattaaattaatatGTTGATGGGTTATACCTATGGAAATTCCgattttaatatattaaagttGTTTTCATGAATTAAGGATGTGATGTTTAATGCCTTGTTTCTCATTTACCTATTTTACTAATATTAGATACTCACAAATTAACAAGTCATCTGATACATTGACTAGTAGTCTACTGTTCTTATCAGTAATGTATATGCGTCAGTCAGTCATTTATCAGTTTATGTATGCATTTTTGTCAGAAGTTAACTATTCCGAAtgtaaataccattttttaagaaaaacgcACTTGTTCGGCTTTCTCACAGTTTGGCTGGTAAACATTTTTACCTTATGTTGGCCTAAAGAGATCTGGCACAGTTATTTACTGATATAGTAAAATAGTTAATTATGAAGTTAACTTTTAAAACAGAACATGATATAATCTCTTATCGaatagtatatatataaatgcaagtaaacttaaacaaaataaatgagaAACTTAAAATGCAGCTTGTTGATTCtacagttaagaaataataaatatgtccctatattttatcagttaataaaatatgggcaggagttggGATGCGTAATAATTTAATCACGAGTGCGTGAAATGTAACAGCTacattttatcgtagattcatgtataggcgatttcgctatatgtttataattTAATTA from Mercenaria mercenaria strain notata chromosome 2, MADL_Memer_1, whole genome shotgun sequence carries:
- the LOC123564670 gene encoding uncharacterized protein LOC123564670, with the protein product MIAQRTCAQNNIKTKTFDLIYVFSGRTRFLVIFIFSISPSLVHSQPLHLPAERFPCGSSNLTCQRWGYTACVKPDGEYYCLPCDHEYLRTLCGTKEEVQGCNLYCTENKVNIEIKKLQSDFFRQTKDIKSNFTTILADVQEDFFKKLRDREAKLKICQTDRDLYINRTKSLEKELSKEGYFTKCLKWILGGLASSYVAAGVCLVIWCLKCRKRDKTSADIETPEQLVPLKQVASNRSVSEWSEESEVKKEVPCPIVLDNATQSENDNVNASSKGKESEQLTDEQNNKCVNNGCSTKAMFQNVPPASENGFDKMAIQRQDHDCTLNKQAPII